A window of the Bombina bombina isolate aBomBom1 chromosome 3, aBomBom1.pri, whole genome shotgun sequence genome harbors these coding sequences:
- the LOC128653461 gene encoding trichohyalin-like: MPKASIKEIKQDRKRRKKRERKREEEKVKDVKEQKMKDKISVKVQIETKEQGTQTDGPEKRTWKLLEFWINRDLEIQRRREEELREEEEFFS, translated from the exons ATGCCAAAAG CTTCTATTAAGGAGATAAAGCAGGACagaaagaggaggaagaagagggagaggaagagggaggaagaGAAAGTGAAGGATGTAAAGGAGCAAAAGATGAAAGATAAAATCTCAGTGAAAG TTCAAATTGAAACCAAAGAACAAGGGACACAGACAGATGGCCcagaaaaaagaacatggaaactcCTGGAATTCTGGATTAATAGAGATCTAGAAATACAGAGGCGGCGGGAGGAAGAACTAAGGGAGGAGGAAGAGTTTTTTAGCTGA